DNA from Metabacillus flavus:
TTCCGACTGCTGAAGTGCCAGTCACGAACATGCACCGCGATGAAATCCTCGAGGCGTCTCAGCTCCCGATCAGCTACACAGCGTTCAGTGCATGCTTCCGTTCTGAAGCAGGATCTGCAGGCAGAGATACACGCGGACTCATCCGTCAGCACCAATTTAACAAAGTAGAGCTTGTGAAGTTTGTTAAGCCGGAGAACTCTTACCAGGAGCTTGAAAACCTGACAGGTCATGCTGAGAAGGTTCTTCAGCTTCTAAACCTTCCTTACCGGGTAATGAGTATGTGTACAGCGGACCTTGGATTTACGGCTGCGAAAAAATACGATTTGGAAGTATGGATTCCAAGCTACGGTTCTTATCGTGAGATTTCTTCTTGCAGTAATTTTGAATCTTTCCAGGCGCGCCGTGCGAATATCCGTTTCCGTCCGGAGCCGAAGGCAAAACCGGAGCCGGTTCATACACTGAATGGATCTGGTTTGGCGCTTGGACGCACAGTGGCAGCCATTCTTGAGAACTATCAGCAGGAGGACGGCAGCGTCATTATTCCTGAAGTCCTTCGCCCATATATGGGAAATAAAGAAGTTATTAAGCCTGCAGGCAAATAAATTAAACTTTTCTTAAATAGTGTGTTGACAAGGATTTTATGATTTGATATATTTATTCTTGTCGACACGGAGGAATACCCAAGTCCGGCTGAAGGGATCGGTCTTGAAAACCGACAGGAGGGTCAAACCTCGCGGGGGTTCGAATCCCCCTTCCTCCTCCATTTAATTATTATGTTACGCGCATATAAATTGGAGATTGTCTGGTCCGCTGCACATTTTGTGCAGCGGATTTTTTATTGTTTAGGAAATTATAAAATGAGTGGCTAAGTATTACTAGCTGTATCTCCGTCCAGCTTCTGCACTTTTGTTCTATGGTGAAAGTAAAAGGATGCCCGAGAAGGCATCCTTTTTGTTTGTTTAAATACTAACATCCTTCCTTTGAAAGAAGAAGAAGGTGATGGCCATAAAAATAATATAGTAAACGAGAAGCACCGCCAATGAAAACATAAGCGTCACACCTGGGAGGATTTCCTCCGCCGCTGAGAATTGCATCAGCTCAAGATGAGGGAACAGCAGCAGCTTAGCCCATTCCTGTTTTAAGCCGATCAGGAGCTGAACACCTATGTTTAATGCACTGTTCATGAAAAGAACGAAAATTCCAAAGCCCACTGCCATGGATTGGCTCTTGAAGAGAGTGGACAGCATAAAGGAAATCGTAACCACCATAATCAGATTTGGAATGAATAGCAGAATCTTTTCGATATACATATTTCCCACGGCTGCAATTACAGGTTCTCCGCCGCTGAAGGTCATGGGGGTTTCAGCAATTTTTGCACCGAAATCTCCTGCCCCGTATAGGAAGGTTCCCGCAATAACGTTTGCTGCCGCTAGGAATAGCAGAAGCAGAAAAGAGTACGCGACGACCGAAATGTATTTGGACAAAAGAATTTTCCACCTGCGATGCGGGCGGATCAGGAGCTGCTTAATGGTCCCATCCGAAAACTCTGAAGCTACACTCGTACTCGCGATGATGACACAGAATAAGGCGACGGTTGAGAAGAGAGCAACCCCGTCAGCATTTGCATATTGCCAGTTGCTTTTTAAAGCAGGGTTCACGTTCTTATCCAAGTAGAACTGTTTTTCAGCCGCTTGCTGGGCGAGATCTTCTTTCTCACCAGCATCAAGCTTTGGATCCTTTTGCTGCTGATTTAAATCAGCGATCTCCTGCTCAACACCGGGACGCCAGTTCGATTCTGTTTTCTCTTGATCGATATAGGCTGTTGCGACAGTCATGATAATGAGAAATACAGCCAGCAGAATAAAATAAATCCAAGATGATTTCTTTGCAAAGATCTTAATCCATTCATTTTTTACTAAATTCATCATGAGAGGGCCTCCTCCTTTTCTCTTGTCAGCTCAAGGAAACGGTCTTCCAATGATTTTTTGACAGGAGTCATCTCATAAACGAGAATTCCGTTCTCCGTTAATTCTTTAATGATTAATGGAAGAGACTCGTATTTTGCTGAAAATTTTAGCGTTCCATCACCGGTAATCGCTAAGTTTTCAGAAAGGGAGCTTAATCCGGGCAGGGCTGCTGCTTCTGCCGCTGAGCTGACGGTAAGCAGCACTTCCCTCATTTCTTCTGCTGCGGCAAGATTCGTGTCTTCCATGGATGACACATGTGTCAGAACACCCTTTTCAATGATGGCAAAACGATCGCACATCAGCTGCATTTCCCCTAAGATATGCGAGGATACGAGAACCGATGTCCCGCTCTGGGCCAGCGTTTTTAAATAGTCTCTTAGTTCTTTCATGCCTTGCGGATCCAATCCATTTGTCGGTTCATCCAAAATCAGCAAGGAAGGATTGTGCAAAAGAGCCTGGGCAACTCCAAGCCGCTGCCTCATTCCCAGTGAATAGGTTCTCACTTTTTGATGAATGGCACCATCAAGCATTACCAGCTGGATCACTTCTTTTATTCTTTCTTCTGAAATAGGCTCCAAAGCCATTCTTGCGTAGTGCTTTAAGTTGGCGTACCCGGACATAAACTTATAGAATTCGGGATTTTCTACAATCGCCCCCAGCTCCTTCATGGATTCCTTAAAGCTCGTATCTACACTCTTGCCTCTGATTAGCACGTTCCCGTCTGTCCGGTTAATCAGACCGGTAATCATTCGGATGATTGTTGTTTTTCCTGCGCCGTTCGGCCCGAGCAGACCGAATATTTCTCCCTCTTCCACTCTGAAGTTCACATCATTCACTATGTATCGCTTGCCGATTTTCTTTTTCAATCCTTGGACTTCCAGTACATATGACAAGTCATTTCCTCCTTTTTCGTCCGGGATAGCTTTAATACGGACAACAGCTGGAAAAAGTTCCAAAAAAAGACCCGGCGATTTAAAATCGTCAGGTCTTTTTGTTTTTAGCTCTGTTAAATTCGGCTGTTGATTGCAGCTAGCGGGCGATCGCTTTCCGCCTGCGGGGTCTCACCTGTCCCGGTTCTCTAAGCAGGAGTCTCACGTCCTCCGCTCCAATCAACAGGTGTTAACAAATCAACATCATGCTTTAACTTATCCTTGTTTTTTATCTTTTTAGCTTGCGGGATTGCTTCATAAAGTAGCTGATCTTCTCTAAAATAGGCTCAACGGAACCTCCGTTAGCCATAATGTCATAATCGCTGATATTTAAGCGCATAACAGGACATGTATTGAAGCTGTTAATCCAGTTTTCATAGCGCGCATGCATTTCCTCCCAATAGGAAATGGGAGTTTGCTGTTCCATAGGTCTTCCGCGCTTTTCGATTCTTCCTAAAATATCCTCAAGGCTTCCTTCCAGGTAGATGAGAAGATCCGGGTGAGGGAAATAAGGAGTCATGACCATGGCTTCGAAGAGATTCGTGTAGGTTTCGTAATCGACTTCAGTCATTGTTCCTTTTTCATAATGCATTTTGGCAAAAATGCCTGTGTCTTCATAAATGGAACGATCCTGAACAAATCCGCCGCCGTATTCAAAGATTCTCTTTTGTTCTTTGAAACGCTCGGCAAGGAAGTAAATTTGCAGGTGAAAGCTCCATCGCTCAAAGTCTGCGTAAAATTTATCAAGGTAAGGATTGGTATCAACTTTTTCAAAGGATGTGCGGAAATTCAAAGCTTCGGCAAGGGCGTTCGTCATTGTTGATTTTCCGACTCCAACCGTTCCGGCTATCGTTATAACCGCATCCTTTGGTATTTGGTACTGATCACGTAGATTCATGAATGGCTTACTCCTTTTAGCAAATAATCATCGAGGCGTTTAAGGATATACGTTAAATCCTCAGGACGGTGGACAAAATCAAGCTCGTCCCCATTAAAACGGAGGATTGGAATCTCGGGATTAATTTGTTCCCATTGAGACATCGCAGTCTCATAGTCGGCTGAGAGCTGCTCCAGGTAGCTTGGGTCAATGTTCTTTTCAATATCTCTTCCGCGCAAAGAAATTCTTTCAAGAAGAGTATCAAGGCTCGCACTCAAATACAGAATGATATTCGGTTTAGGCATGTCGCTTGTCAAAATATCATAAATTTGAATGTATTTCTTATACTGCTCGTCCTTCAGTGTGCGTTTAGCGAAGATCAGATTTTTGTATATATGATAATCTGCTACAACCGCCTGGGCCCGCTGGAGGTAATCAGAATTGATTTCCTCCAGCTGTTTATACCGGTTGCATAGGAAAAACATCTCTGTCTGGAAACTCCACTCGTCAATGTTTTCATAAAACTTCCCCAAAAATGGATTTTCATCCACAATTTCTTTCAAAAGCTGATAGCGATAATGGTCCGAAATCGCTTTGGCGAGAGAGGTTTTGCCCACGCCAATAGGACCTTCAACGGTAATGAAGGGTACTCCTTTCATGCCGGTTCCTCCTTTGCTGCAATTCAATCAGAAACACGTATACTGGTATGATGAGCCTGCATGGTGCAGACAGAATAGATGGATGTGTGCAATATTCGACAACTTTTTTAAAAAAGACAAACTTTATTTTATCACAGCGGTTTCCATTTTGGGGGAATTGTTTTTTTATGAGGAAGGAACCGAAAAAAAAGAAAGACAGTTCAGCGGGACGGAACTGTCTTTTTTTCAACTTCGAACTGATCCTGAATCAGAAGCCAATTTTGAGGAA
Protein-coding regions in this window:
- a CDS encoding ABC transporter permease subunit codes for the protein MMNLVKNEWIKIFAKKSSWIYFILLAVFLIIMTVATAYIDQEKTESNWRPGVEQEIADLNQQQKDPKLDAGEKEDLAQQAAEKQFYLDKNVNPALKSNWQYANADGVALFSTVALFCVIIASTSVASEFSDGTIKQLLIRPHRRWKILLSKYISVVAYSFLLLLFLAAANVIAGTFLYGAGDFGAKIAETPMTFSGGEPVIAAVGNMYIEKILLFIPNLIMVVTISFMLSTLFKSQSMAVGFGIFVLFMNSALNIGVQLLIGLKQEWAKLLLFPHLELMQFSAAEEILPGVTLMFSLAVLLVYYIIFMAITFFFFQRKDVSI
- a CDS encoding deoxynucleoside kinase, whose amino-acid sequence is MNLRDQYQIPKDAVITIAGTVGVGKSTMTNALAEALNFRTSFEKVDTNPYLDKFYADFERWSFHLQIYFLAERFKEQKRIFEYGGGFVQDRSIYEDTGIFAKMHYEKGTMTEVDYETYTNLFEAMVMTPYFPHPDLLIYLEGSLEDILGRIEKRGRPMEQQTPISYWEEMHARYENWINSFNTCPVMRLNISDYDIMANGGSVEPILEKISYFMKQSRKLKR
- a CDS encoding deoxynucleoside kinase, whose amino-acid sequence is MKGVPFITVEGPIGVGKTSLAKAISDHYRYQLLKEIVDENPFLGKFYENIDEWSFQTEMFFLCNRYKQLEEINSDYLQRAQAVVADYHIYKNLIFAKRTLKDEQYKKYIQIYDILTSDMPKPNIILYLSASLDTLLERISLRGRDIEKNIDPSYLEQLSADYETAMSQWEQINPEIPILRFNGDELDFVHRPEDLTYILKRLDDYLLKGVSHS
- a CDS encoding ABC transporter ATP-binding protein, which produces MSYVLEVQGLKKKIGKRYIVNDVNFRVEEGEIFGLLGPNGAGKTTIIRMITGLINRTDGNVLIRGKSVDTSFKESMKELGAIVENPEFYKFMSGYANLKHYARMALEPISEERIKEVIQLVMLDGAIHQKVRTYSLGMRQRLGVAQALLHNPSLLILDEPTNGLDPQGMKELRDYLKTLAQSGTSVLVSSHILGEMQLMCDRFAIIEKGVLTHVSSMEDTNLAAAEEMREVLLTVSSAAEAAALPGLSSLSENLAITGDGTLKFSAKYESLPLIIKELTENGILVYEMTPVKKSLEDRFLELTREKEEALS